AATTTACAATGGAAGACTTATGGAATGATGACATAAGCCATGCCAATTATTGTACTTTGAACACGAAAAATAATTTTTGCatgctcttttctttttctgcacatctctatatatatatatatatttatgttctTCTagctttctttaatttattcactacgaatgtgaaaattaagtttaagTATGCAtgtaaagaaaagaaatttattCACtacgaatgtgagaaataagcgTAAGCatgcatataaaaaaaaaaaagaacgtgcgaaaattattttcttttgaacaTAAACCTTAAGCAAACATGTGCGGAAACCATTTTCATGTAAACATGTGTAGCTTTGATATGTTCTATAGCCCACACTCTAGCACTTGAAATTCATTGCATGCGGTGAGTGGATCTTACATAGTGGCCACCATTGCTTACCGTCAAATATGGCAACACAAAATTCCAATAAATGGATGAGAACCTAACCATGCATGTATGTTACGGAACAAGATTACATTACATGAAAAAAGTTGAACCTCTTTAACGATTTTTCAAACCAAAATGCTAATGTGTAATTCGGCCTTTTATTTGACCCTAACATTACCTCCTATCTTTTCTATGTAACAACCTTAATCATTTTTCAAAttgaaagttttatttttttatatatgttatttcttattgatttgcatttttttttttgtaaagagAAACTGTAATTATATCTtatatgatttttcttatgaattttttaaaagagaTTGAATGAAATGTCCTTAATTGACTATAGACAAACATAAGAATTAAATTAGCCAAATAAAAAACACGAAGATTAAATTAATCATATAATTATAACATAAAgaccattttgacatttaagcttAAATATAAAATGCTACTCCGACAACTTTCTTTTCCTAATGGAAACTTTTGACTGGGGTAAGATTCTTACATATATTTTATCCTGAGTGATGTATCTGACAAAAATAAACGTGTTACCATTAAAACCTACATTCTCGAGATACGTGGATTTAAAAGTAAGATCAGATTCTTCGAATTGCAGAcgataatttaattaatttcagtAGGACACAGTAAAATATCTCCTCTGCACAGATTTAACCTTTTCTTTTActactatttttaaaaatccGTACAGACATCTGAAAGTATCCCTTTTTGGATGGCAAAGATGCCCTAATGAGTTGAAGTGACAAACAAAATGAAGATGCCCACACATTCACATACATATCCCGCACTACCGAAGAACAAAACTCAAGGTCTACATAGTGCTTGATATCCGAGCTTCATATCATTATCACGTCAATTTTGAATGACCAAATTACCCTGATAATTTCATGTGATTCAACAATGATTGATGCAAAGATGGTTTGATTATGTAGGTCTTTAAAGTTTATATTTACCTTGATGGAATTGTTGTTGACGGACTTCAAATTCTGACCTGCCAAGTCCTTCATCTTCATTTCCACTCCAAGCTCACCTCTATGTTTCAGCAACTTCCCCAGCTTCACAGATTTTTTAGCAGCAAACTCCTTCAACACATCTGTTTAAATATATAATGAAAtatgaaatattaaaattaaaatcttaaCCAAAAATCCACTTACAATTTTGGCGGACAAATGTTTATATGGTCATACGGTAAGTTTCTTTGCCGGAAAAACATTTATATTGTCAAAGAATCGGATATAAACGTAAACCCTAGTTAATCTACCTTCATTTGTTTTGTTGCGTCTGAAAACATGAACTTGTACTATATAATCTAACTGAAACATTCtccataaacaaaagaaaagctaATTGATTAAAACTCGTTtctaaaaaactgaaaaacgaAGCTAGAAACATGACCTTCGAAACTGATGAGGCGATAAACCTGTCCAATGAGCAAAGTGTCGTCAGGCCTGAGAAGCTTGAGCTGCTTCACTGGAGCACCAGTCTCAGACTTCATGGTCGGAGAGTTGACGACAAGAGCTACGTAGTGGCCGGGGTTGGAAGTCATGACCTCATGAGCGCCCACAGACCAGTAAATCCTCTCGATCTTGTTGTTCCCCGGGTGCTGAATCACCACCGTCGCTGCCTCTGCCGCCTGACAATTCCCCATTTCAATGGCCGCGATATTGAACTCCTCAAGACTCAAAATATAAACTGGATGGAACCCTTTGTGCTGGTGTAGCTCTAAATACGAATACGTGGTGGGTTTTAGTGACAGAAAGGTGACGTGGAGTATCAGGGCCGGTCCTGAGTATTTAGGGATCCTGTGCAAGACATAGATAGAGgcccttcaattttttttaatgttaatttttttttcttttctttttttttggaattttttttatctataaAACGAATATATTACAAAGTACTTCAATGAGAATAAGTTGTTTGATTGGccagtttttttttcacttacCTTCAAAGGTCCTAAGTTCGATACATGTTCGATGCGTTTTTGTTATCTGCTTTTTAAGTTTGCAAatttgcaaaagaaaaaaaaaacaacaaagcaATGTCACTGAGATTCGAACCAAGCACATGGGCTACAAGGTATAAGAG
This is a stretch of genomic DNA from Malus domestica chromosome 02, GDT2T_hap1. It encodes these proteins:
- the LOC103404162 gene encoding uncharacterized protein, coding for MGNCQAAEAATVVIQHPGNNKIERIYWSVGAHEVMTSNPGHYVALVVNSPTMKSETGAPVKQLKLLRPDDTLLIGQVYRLISFEDVLKEFAAKKSVKLGKLLKHRGELGVEMKMKDLAGQNLKSVNNNSIKMEIVGSNGGSTSTNNGRIYRSVGRNYGGGGGDGSGVGQWRPALQSIAEIGT